A DNA window from Leopardus geoffroyi isolate Oge1 chromosome A1, O.geoffroyi_Oge1_pat1.0, whole genome shotgun sequence contains the following coding sequences:
- the LOC123604914 gene encoding protocadherin alpha-7-like, which yields MVYSNRGDRGHQHLLLFFIILTAWESGSGQVHYSVPEEAKHGTFVGRIAQDLGLELAELVPRLFRVASKGHGDLLEVNLQNGILFVNSRIDREELCGRSAECSIHLEVIVDRPLQVFHVEVEVKDINDNPPVFPETKKNLFIAESRMLDSRFPLEDASDADIEENALLTYRLSPNEFFSLDLPTNGEQEKPLGLVLRKSLDREESPELHLLLTATDRGKPELTGTVQLLIKVLDANDNAPVFDRTLYAVKLPENVPNGTLVIKLNASDLDDGMNGDIIYSFSSDVSPDIKSKFYMDAINGEIIAIGHIDFEECKTYKIRVEAIDKGYLPLAGHCTVLVQVLDANDNAPELTVTSLSLPISENAQRGTVITLISVSDRDSGANGQVTCTLSPHVPFKLVSTFKNYYSLVLDSALDRESVSDYALVVTARDGGSPSLSATASVSVEVADVNDNAPTFAQAEYTVFVRENNPPGCHIFTVSARDADAQENALVSYSLVERRVGERALSSYVSVHAESGKVYALQPLDHEELELLQFQVSARDAGVPPLGSNVTLQVFVLDENDNAPALLPLPGAGGAGGAVSELVWRSVGAGHVVAKVRAVDADSGYNAWLSYELQPAAGGARSPFRVALYTGEISTTRSLDEADSPRQRLLVLVRDHGEPALTATATVLLSLVESGQAPKASSRVLAGAAGAETALVDVNVYLIIAICAVSSLLVLTLLLYVALRCSAPPSEGACGPGKPTLVCSSAVGSWSYSQQRRQRVCSGEGPPKTDLMAFSPSLPPCPGSLNPTEDPQASLESSGKKISEHLAMYLSFGSSGSMHTMGSREVRI from the exons ATGGTGTACTCGAATCGAGGCGACCGGGGGCACCAGCATCTACTGCTGTTTTTTATAATCCTCACAGCCTGGGAAAGCGGGAGCGGCCAGGTCCACTACTCAGTCCCGGAGGAGGCCAAACACGGCACCTTCGTGGGCCGCATCGCGCAGGACTTGGGGCTGGAGCTGGCGGAGCTGGTGCCGCGCCTTTTCCGAGTGGCTTCCAAAGGCCACGGGGACCTTCTGGAGGTAAACCTGCAGAATGGTATTTTGTTTGTGAATTCTCGGATCGACCGCGAGGAGCTGTGTGGGCGGAGCGCGGAATGCAGCATCCACCTGGAGGTGATCGTGGACAGGCCTCTGCAGGTTTTCCATGTGGAAGTGGAGGTGAAGGACATTAACGACAACCCACCCGTATTCCCGGAGACAAAAAAGAATCTGTTTATAGCCGAATCCAGGATGCTTGACTCTAGGTTTCCACTAGAGGACGCTTCCGATGCAGATATCGAGGAGAACGCTCTGTTGACTTACAGACTGAGCCCCAACGAGTTTTTCTCTCTGGACTTACCAACCAATGGCGAACAGGAAAAACCTCTTGGTCTTGTATTACGGAAATCTTTAGACAGGGAAGAATCTCCGGAACTTCATTTATTGCTCACAGCCACTGATAGAGGCAAACCTGAGCTGACTGGCACTGTTCAGTTACTCATCAAAGTGCTGGATGCCAATGACAACGCACCAGTTTTCGACAGAACACTCTATGCGGTGAAATTACCAGAAAATGTTCCCAATGGAACATTAGTAATTAAACTTAATGCCTCAGATTTGGATGACGGCATGAATGGGGATATTATTTACTCATTCTCTAGTGACGTTTCCCCAGatataaaatctaaattctaCATGGATGCCATAAATGGAGAAATTATAGCAATAGGACATATCGATTTTGAAGAATGTAAAACCTACAAAATTCGAGTAGAAGCGATCGATAAAGGCTATCTACCACTAGCTGGTCACTGTACAGTTCTTGTGCAAGTTTTGGACGCTAATGATAATGCTCCAGAGTTGACTGTtacttccctgtctctccctatctcagaGAATGCTCAGCGGGGCACAGTCATCACCTTGATCAGTGTGTCTGACCGAGATTCTGGAGCTAATGGCCAGGTGACCTGCACACTGTCGCCCCATGTCCCCTTCAAGCTGGTGTCCACCTTCAAGAATTACTATTCGCTGGTGCTGGACAGCGCCCTGGACCGCGAGAGCGTGTCGGACTATGCTCTAGTAGTGACAGCACGGGACGGGGGCTCGCCTTCGCTGTCGGCCACGGCCAGCGTGTCCGTGGAAGTGGCCGACGTGAACGACAACGCGCCGACATTCGCGCAGGCCGAGTACACGGTGTTCGTGAGGGAGAACAACCCTCCCGGCTGCCACATCTTCACGGTGTCCGCGCGGGACGCGGACGCGCAGGAGAACGCGCTGGTGTCCTACTCGCTGGTGGAGCGGCGGGTGGGCGAGCGTGCGCTGTCGAGCTACGTGTCGGTGCACGCGGAGAGCGGCAAGGTGTACGCGCTGCAGCCGCTGGACCACGAGGAGCTGGAGCTGCTGCAGTTCCAAGTGAGCGCGCGCGACGCGGGCGTGCCCCCGCTGGGCAGCAACGTGACGCTGCAGGTGTTCGTGCTGGACGAGAACGACAACGCGCCCGCGCTGCTGCCGCTGCccggggcgggcggcgcgggcggcgccgTGAGCGAGCTGGTGTGGCGGTCGGTGGGCGCGGGCCACGTGGTGGCGAAGGTGCGCGCGGTGGACGCGGACTCGGGCTACAACGCGTGGCTGTCGTACGAGCTGCAGCCGGCGGCGGGTGGCGCGCGCAGCCCGTTCCGCGTGGCGCTGTACACGGGCGAGATCAGCACGACGCGCAGCCTGGACGAGGCGGACTCGCCGCGCCAGCGCCTGCTGGTGCTGGTGAGGGACCACGGCGAGCCGGCGCTGACGGCCACGGCCACCGTGCTGCTGTCGCTGGTGGAGAGCGGCCAGGCGCCCAAGGCCTCGTCGCGGGTGTTGGCGGGCGCCGCTGGCGCGGAGACGGCGCTGGTGGATGTCAACGTGTACCTGATCATCGCCATCTGCGCGGTGTCCAGCCTGCTGGTGCTCACGCTGCTGCTGTACGTGGCGCTGCGGTGCTCGGCGCCGCCCAGCGAGGGCGCGTGCGGTCCGGGGAAGCCCACGCTGGTGTGTTCCAGCGCGGTGGGGAGCTGGTCGTACTCGCAGCAGAGGCGGCAGAGGGTGTGCTCTGGGGAGGGTCCGCCCAAGACCGACCTCATGGCTTTCAGCCCCAGCCTTCCCCCGTGTCCTGGATCTCTGAATCCAACGGAAGATCCACAAGCTTCTTTGGAGTCTTCTGGAAAG AAGATCAGTGAACATCTAGCAATGTATTTATCTTTTGGATCATCAGGAAGCATGCACACAATGGGTTCCAGGGAGGTTAGGATTTGA
- the LOC123604925 gene encoding protocadherin alpha-6-like: MTRQDLLMEIKQVFDMVITLEGPLGSRCLLLSLLLLVAWEEGSCQVQYSVPEEAKHGTFVGRIAQDLGLELAELVPRLFRVESKGRGDLLEVNLQNGILFVNSRIDREELCGRNAECSIHLEVIVDRPLQVFHVEVVVKDINDNPPVFRLKEQRVLIYESRLPDSLFPLEGASDADVGSNSLLTYRLSSSEYFSLDVKTNSDDNTQIGLVLKKSLDREEAPEHNLFLTATDGGKPELTGTVQLLVTVLDVNDNAPDFEQTEYEVRIFENSGNGTIVIRLNASDRDEGVNGEISYSFNSLVPTMVSDQFKIDPNTGEIVIRGNLDFEKVNLYKIRIDATDKGHPPMAGHCTVLLKVLDENDNVPQIALTSLSLPVREDAQLGTVIALISVSDLDSGANGQVTCFLTPHVPFKLVSTFKNYYSLVLDSALDRESVSDYALVVTARDGGSPSLSATASVSVEVADVNDNAPTFAQAEYTVFVRENNPPGCHIFTVSARDADAQENALVSYSLVERRVGERALSSYVSVHAESGKVYALQPLDHEELELLQFQVSARDAGVPPLGSNVTLQVFVLDENDNAPALLPLPGAGGAGGAVSELVWRSVGAGHVVAKVRAVDADSGYNAWLSYELQPAAGGARSPFRVALYTGEISTTRSLDEADSPRQRLLVLVRDHGEPALTATATVLLSLVESGQAPKASSRVLAGAAGAETALVDVNVYLIIAICTVSSLLVLTLLLYVALRCSALPSEGACGPGKPTLVCSSAVGSWSYSQQRRQRVCSGEGPPKTDLMAFSPGHPPCPLVGDTSQHQDLNDDHCAKVSLNFHN; encoded by the coding sequence ATGACGAGGCAAGATCTTCTGatggaaataaaacaagtatTTGACATGGTTATTACCCTGGAAGGCCCACTGGGATCTCGGTGTCTGCTGCTCTCGCTTCTGCTGCTCGTAGCCTGGGAGGAGGGCAGCTGCCAGGTTCAGTACTCGGTCCCGGAGGAGGCTAAACATGGCACCTTCGTGGGCCGCATCGCCCAGGACCTGGGGCTGGAGCTGGCGGAGCTGGTGCCGCGCCTTTTCCGAGTGGAGTCCAAAGGCCGCGGGGATCTTCTCGAGGTAAATCTGCAGAATGGTATTTTGTTTGTGAATTCTCGGATCGACCGCGAGGAACTGTGTGGGAGAAACGCGGAGTGCAGCATCCACCTGGAGGTGATCGTGGACAGGCCGCTGCAGGTTTTCCATGTGGAAGTGGTGGTGAAGGACATTAATGACAACCCGCCTGTGTTTCGTTTAAAGGAACAAAGAGTGCTGATTTACGAATCAAGGCTGCCAGATTCTCTGTTTCCACTAGAGGGCGCGTCAGATGCGGATGTTGGCTCAAATTCTCTTTTAACCTACAGACTCAGTTCCAGCGAGTACTTCTCCCTAGATGTGAAAACCAACAGTGATGACAATACACAAATTGGGCTCGTGTTAAAGAAATCCTTGGACAGAGAGGAAGCTCCCGAACATAACTTATTTCTGACAGCCACTGACGGAGGCAAACCTGAACTCACAGGCACTGTTCAGCTGCTGGTCACTGTGCTGGACGTGAATGACAATGCTCCCGATTTCGAACAGACTGAATATGAAGTAAGAATATTCGAAAACTCGGGTAACGGAACAATAGTAATCAGACTTAATGCTTCTGATCGGGATGAAGGAGTGAATGGGGAGATTTCATACTCTTTTAATAGTCTCGTTCCAACCATGGTTAGCGACCAGTTTAAAATAGATCCAAATACTGGAGAAATAGTAATTAGAGGGAATTTagattttgaaaaagtaaatttatacAAAATTCGTATTGACGCGACGGACAAAGGCCACCCACCCATGGCTGGCCATTGCACCGTTTTATTGAAGGTTTTGGATGAAAATGATAATGTCCCTCAGATTGCATTGACTTCTTTATCCTTACCTGTCCGAGAGGATGCTCAATTAGGTACTGTGATTGCCCTCATTAGCGTGTCAGATCTCGACTCCGGTGCCAACGGCCAGGTGACCTGCTTTCTGACGCCCCATGTCCCCTTCAAGCTGGTGTCCACCTTCAAGAATTACTATTCGCTGGTGCTGGACAGCGCCCTGGACCGCGAGAGCGTGTCGGACTATGCTCTAGTAGTGACAGCACGGGACGGAGGCTCGCCTTCGCTGTCGGCCACGGCCAGCGTGTCCGTGGAAGTGGCCGACGTGAACGACAACGCGCCGACATTCGCGCAGGCCGAGTACACGGTGTTCGTGAGGGAGAACAACCCTCCCGGCTGCCACATCTTCACGGTGTCCGCGCGGGACGCGGACGCGCAGGAGAACGCGCTGGTGTCCTACTCGCTGGTGGAGCGGCGGGTGGGCGAGCGTGCGCTGTCGAGCTACGTGTCGGTGCACGCGGAGAGCGGCAAGGTGTACGCGCTGCAGCCGCTGGACCACGAGGAGCTGGAGCTGCTGCAGTTCCAAGTGAGCGCGCGCGACGCGGGCGTGCCTCCGCTGGGCAGCAACGTGACGCTGCAGGTGTTCGTGCTGGACGAGAACGACAACGCGCCCGCGCTGCTGCCGCTGCccggggcgggcggcgcgggcggcgccgTGAGCGAGCTGGTGTGGCGGTCGGTGGGCGCGGGCCACGTGGTGGCGAAGGTGCGCGCGGTGGACGCGGACTCGGGCTACAACGCGTGGCTGTCGTACGAGCTGCAGCCGGCGGCGGGTGGCGCGCGCAGCCCGTTCCGCGTGGCGCTGTACACGGGCGAGATCAGCACGACGCGCAGCCTGGACGAGGCGGACTCGCCGCGCCAGCGCCTGCTGGTGCTGGTGAGGGACCACGGCGAGCCGGCGCTGACGGCCACGGCCACCGTGCTGCTGTCGCTGGTGGAGAGCGGCCAGGCGCCCAAGGCCTCGTCGCGGGTGTTGGCGGGCGCCGCTGGCGCGGAGACGGCGCTGGTGGATGTCAACGTGTACCTGATCATCGCCATCTGCACGGTGTCCAGCCTGCTGGTGCTCACGCTGCTGCTGTACGTGGCGCTGCGGTGCTCGGCGCTGCCCAGCGAGGGCGCGTGCGGGCCGGGGAAGCCCACGCTGGTGTGTTCCAGCGCGGTGGGGAGCTGGTCGTACTCGCAGCAGAGGCGGCAGAGGGTGTGCTCTGGGGAGGGTCCGCCCAAGACAGACCTCATGGCTTTCAGCCCTGGCCATCCACCCTGTCCATTAGTGGGTGATACGAGCCAACATCAGGATTTAAATGATGATCATTGTGCCAAGGTAAGTCTGAATTTtcataattaa
- the LOC123604936 gene encoding LOW QUALITY PROTEIN: protocadherin alpha-1-like (The sequence of the model RefSeq protein was modified relative to this genomic sequence to represent the inferred CDS: deleted 1 base in 1 codon), with translation MLFPRQGGKGAQRLLLFVLLLAAWKTGSGQVHYSVPEEAKHGTFVGRIAQDLGLELAELVPRLFRVVSKGRGDLLEVNLQNGILFVNSRIDREELCGLNLECSIHLEVIVDRPLQVFHVEVEVKDINDNPPVFRGREQRLFIPESRLVDSRFPIEGAADADIGTNALITYTLSPSDYFSLDVQASDELSKSLSLELRKSLDREETPELRLLLTATDGGKPELEGTVQLLITVLDVNDNAPLFAQAVYRIHLLETTANGTLVTTLNASDADEGVNGEIVFSFGSDVPLNIQKNFKIDSSSGEIRLIGRLDYEETKSYEIHVKAVDKGSPPMSNHCKVLVKVLDVNDNAPQLAVTSLSLPVREDTPLSTVIAFVSVSDRDSGVNGQVTCSLMPHIPFKLVSTFKNYYSLVLDSALDRESVANYELLVTARDGGSPSLSATASVSVEVADVNDNAPAFAQAEYTVFVRENNPPGCHIFTVSARDADAQENALVSYSLVERRVGERALSSYVSVHAESGKVYALQPLDHEELELLQFQVSARDAGVPPLGSNVTLQVFVLDENDNAPALLPLPGAGGAGGAVSELVWRSVGAGHVVAKVRAVDADSGYNAWLSYELQPAAGGARSPFRVALYTGEISTTRSLDEADSPRQRLLVLVRDHGEPALTATATVLLSLVESGQAPKASSRVLAGAAGAETALVDVNVYLIIAICAVSSLLVLTLLLYVALRCSAPPSEGACGPGKPTLVCSSAVGSWSYSQQRRQRCALGRVRPRPTSWLSAPAYLKFQAPQMKDNNPQSQNA, from the exons ATGCTGTTTCCTAGGCAAGGAGGCAAGGGAGCCCAGCGCCTGCTGCTCTTCGTTTTGCTCCTCGCAGCCTGGAAGACTGGGAGTGGTCAGGTCCACTACTCGGTCCCGGAGGAGGCCAAACACGGCACCTTCGTAGGACGCATCGCGCAAGACCTGGGGCTGGAGCTGGCAGAGCTGGTGCCACGCCTGTTCCGGGTGGTGTCCAAAGGCCGTGGGGACCTTCTGGAAGTAAATCTGCAGAATGGCATTTTGTTTGTGAATTCTCGCATCGACCGCGAGGAGCTTTGCGGGCTGAATTTGGAGTGCAGCATCCACCTGGAGGTAATTGTGGACAGGCCGCTGCAGGTTTTCCATGTGGAGGTGGAGGTGAAGGACATTAACGATAACCCACCGGttttcagagggagagaacaaAGGTTATTTATTCCTGAGTCTAGACTGGTGGATTCACGTTTCCCGATAGAGGGTGCTGCTGATGCGGACATTGGGACCAATGCTCTAATAACTTACACCCTCAGCCCCAGTGATTATTTCTCTTTGGATGTACAGGCAAGTGATGAACTGAGTAAGTCACTTTCACTTGAATTGAGGAAATCTTTGGATAGAGAAGAAACACCAGAACTTCGTTTATTATTGACGGCCACTGATGGGGGCAAACCAGAGCTGGAAGGTACAGTTCAGCTGCTGATCACAGTGCTGGACGTTAATGATAATGCCCCATTGTTTGCCCAGGCTGTGTATAGAATCCATTTATTAGAGACTACAGCAAATGGAACATTAGTGACTACGTTAAACGCCTCTGATGCCGATGAAGGTGTAAATGGCGAAATTGTCTTTTCCTTCGGCAGTGATGTTCCcctaaacattcaaaaaaacttcaaaattgaTTCCAGCTCAGGAGAAATTAGGCTAATTGGTAGACTGGattatgaagaaacaaaatcttatgAAATTCATGTAAAAGCAGTTGATAAAGGAAGTCCTCCAATGTCAAATCACTGCAAGGTTTTAGTGAAAGTGCTAGATGTAAATGATAATGCTCCACAACTGGCAGTCACATCTCTGTCTTTGCCGGTCAGAGAGGACACTCCACTCAGCACCGTCATTGCTTTTGTTTCCGTGTCCGACCGCGACTCCGGTGTCAACGGGCAGGTGACCTGCTCTCTGATGCCTCACATCCCCTTCAAGCTGGTGTCCACCTTCAAGAATTACTATTCGCTGGTGCTGGACAGCGCCCTGGACCGCGAGAGCGTGGCGAACTATGAGCTGCTGGTGACCGCACGGGACGGGGGCTCGCCTTCGCTGTCGGCCACGGCCAGCGTGTCCGTGGAAGTGGCCGACGTGAACGACAACGCGCCGGCATTCGCGCAGGCCGAGTACACGGTGTTCGTGAGGGAGAACAACCCTCCCGGCTGCCACATCTTCACGGTGTCCGCGCGGGACGCGGACGCGCAGGAGAACGCGCTGGTGTCCTACTCGCTGGTGGAGCGGCGGGTGGGCGAGCGTGCGCTGTCGAGCTACGTGTCGGTGCACGCGGAGAGCGGCAAGGTGTACGCGCTGCAGCCGCTGGACCACGAGGAGCTGGAGCTGCTGCAGTTCCAAGTGAGCGCGCGCGACGCGGGCGTGCCTCCGCTGGGCAGCAACGTGACGCTGCAGGTGTTCGTGCTGGACGAGAACGACAACGCGCCCGCGCTGCTGCCGCTGCccggggcgggcggcgcgggcggcgccgTGAGCGAGCTGGTGTGGCGGTCGGTGGGCGCGGGCCACGTGGTGGCGAAGGTGCGCGCGGTGGACGCGGACTCGGGCTACAACGCGTGGCTGTCGTACGAGCTGCAGCCGGCGGCGGGTGGCGCGCGCAGCCCGTTCCGCGTGGCGCTGTACACGGGCGAGATCAGCACGACGCGCAGCCTGGACGAGGCGGACTCGCCGCGCCAGCGCCTGCTAGTGCTGGTGAGGGACCACGGCGAGCCGGCGCTGACGGCCACGGCCACCGTGCTGCTGTCGCTGGTGGAGAGCGGCCAGGCGCCCAAGGCCTCGTCGCGGGTGTTGGCGGGCGCCGCTGGCGCGGAGACGGCGCTGGTGGATGTCAACGTGTACCTGATCATCGCCATCTGCGCGGTGTCCAGCCTGCTGGTGCTCACGCTGCTGCTGTACGTGGCGCTGCGGTGCTCGGCGCCGCCCAGCGAGGGCGCGTGCGGGCCGGGGAAGCCCACGCTGGTGTGTTCCAGCGCGGTGGGGAGCTGGTCGTACTCGCAGCAGAGGCGGCAGAGG TGTGCTCTGGGGAGGGTCCGCCCAAGACCGACCTCATGGCTTTCAGCCCCAGCCTACCTCAAGTTCCAGGCTCCGCAGATGAAAGACAACAACCCTCAGAGTCAGAACGCTTAG